The genome window TGCCGAAAATGAGAATGCCCGGATGCGGCGCATCGTGAATTTCGCTGTGCGACAGCCGATTGCCGGCGCCGGTCAAGATGACGGCCGGGTTATACGCCTTGTGGTAATAAGCGAAGTCGTGAATATGGCTGTGCTCCACGACGTTGTTGCCCGGCACGAGCGTCAGCCGGTCGCCGCCGTTCAGCGTCACTCCCGTGCCGCCGATATGATGGATGTGGGTATAGGACACCGCGTGGTTGACGCCGGTCGCCTTCGCGAAGTCGTTGTACAGCCAGCGGCTCTGCGTGTTGACGAGCACGCCGCCGTTCGAGAAGTTGCGGATTTCGCTGTGCTCGATCCGCACGCCGTCGCCGCCCATGATGACGACGGCGGAGTCGCGCCCGTTTTCCAAAATCAAATCCTTGAACGTAATATGCGACGCATTGACCGCGTTGATCATCGGCGTCTTCAGCATCGTCACCGTAATGTCGGGATTCGCCTCGGCGAACGAAGCCGTCGGAAGGAAGTACAGCACCCCTTTCGCTCGGTCGATGTAATACTCGCCGGGCATATCGATTTCTTCCAGCAGGTTTTGCGCGAAGTGGAAGTCCGGATACCAATTCGTGAAGATGCCGCTCATCTCGCCGTACCGCAGCGTGATCGTCTTGTTTTCGAGGTCGATGTTCGCGATCTTGTTGTACGACCATTCCCAGCTATACCCGAAAATGCCGTCCAACCAAATATCGTCGGCCTGCGTCCAGTACTGCGGCCGGTCGTACGTAAACTTGAACGTGCCGCCCCGCTGCTGCAGATCGGCGTCCCGGCGCGTCGGGCCGGGGTCCAGGATGTCGCCCATCTGCACCGTGCCTTCGTTCGGCCAGCGCGCCAGCGTCATGCCTTCGCCTTCGACGTACAGCCCATCGGCGGCACGAGGCTGACGTCGTTCGCAAGATAATACCCGTGCCTGCTCATCTGGCCGTAATCCGTGATGCCGCGGCTCGCAAGATCGGCCTGCAGCACCTTGCCGCGCGCCTCGACGCTGACGATGCGGTTCAGCACGACCGGGTCTTCGACCGGGACGAACCAGCTCTTGTCGAGCTTCATGCCGCCGGTTAGCGTCACGGACTCGCCGGGGTACGCTTTGTACGTAATCCGGGCGTCCGCCGCGCCGGAATCGCGCTCGTCGAGCAGGAAGCTCTGCGTCCGCTCGTATTCGCCGCCGCGCAAATAGACGGTGACGCCGCCCTGCGGCAAGCCCGACGTCGCCTTCAGCGACCGGATCGCTTCCCGCGCCCGCTCGAGCGTGAGGAACGGCGACTCGACGGTGCCGGCGTTGGAATCGCTTCCATTCGGCGCTATAAAAAATTCCGCTCCTCCGGCAGCGGCCTGAGCCCCGGGCGTGGGAAGCGAGCCGAACAGAAGGCTGATTAATAGGAGCAGCGCGAACCATTTTCGATTGTGCTTCATGATTTCATCCTTTCGGTTGCAGAGTGAATTGAATTCCCCCGAAGGGGGGCTCCATTACCCTTTAATGGAGCCGATCATCGTTCCTTTTTCGAAATAACGCAAGAGGAACGGATAGAGCGCTAACACCGGAAACGCCGACACGATGACCGCCGCCATCTTGACGCTCTCCGGCGCCGGAGGCACGACGTTCGTCGCGGTCGTGAACGGGTCGAGCCGATTTTCGATCAAGATTTGCCGGATCACTTGCTGCAGCACGAACTTCGATTGATCGGAGACGTACAGCAAGTTATCCGCGAACGCGTTAATATGGAAGACGATCGACCACAGCCCGATCGTCACGAGCGACGGGATCGACAACGGCAGCATGATGCGGAACAAGATGCGCAGGTCCTTCGCGCCGTCGATGCGGGCCGCTTCCACGAGCGCGTCCGGCACGGAGCGGAAGAACGAAATCATGACGAGCACCTGGAACGCGTTCGCCGCATGCGGCAGCACGTACACCCACAGCGTATTGAGCAGATGCAGCTCCCGCATGAGAAGGTAGTTCGGCACGATGCCGCCGTCGAAGATCATCGTGAACAGCAGCAGCAGCACGAGCGTCCGCTTATACGGAAATTCCGGGCGCGACAGCGGGTACGCGGCGCACACCGTGACGAGCAGCGTCAGCACGGTGCCGACGGCCATCCGGAACAGCGTGTTCGCGTAGCCCGACCAGATGTACGGGTAGGTCAGCAATTCTTTATACGCCTCGAGATCTAGCACCCGGGGGTAGAAATGAAAGCCCGCGCGCAGCGCCTCCCCCCGGTCGCTGAGGGAGACGGAAAGCACATGCACGAACGGATAGACGACGACGAGCGCCAATGCGCCTAATACGATGTAAATCAAACCTAAGAAGATGCGATCCGACCAGCCGCTTCTCATTCGGCGCCCCCTCCTACCATAAGCCGTTCTCCCCGCGGCTCAGCTTGCGAACCGTCAGGTTGGCGCCCAGAATGAGCAGCAATCCGACGACCGACTTGAACAAGCCGATGGCGGCGGTATAGCTGTATTGGAACTGCTGTAAGCCGACCCGGTACACATAGGTGTCGAAGACGTCCCCGGTTTCGAACGTGACGGGATTGAGCAGGTTGATGATCTGCTCGAAGTTCGCGCTCAGAAACCCGCCGAGGCTGAGGATCAGCATAATCGCCACCGTCGGCATGATCGATGGAACGTTGATATGCACGATCCGCTGCCACCGGCTCGCGCCGTCGATCGTCGCCGACTCCTGCAGCTCCGGGTTGATGCCGGAGAGCGCCGCGAAGTAGATGATCGAGCCCCAGCCGATATCCTTCAGAATGGCCGAGACGACGACGATCGGGCGGAAATACTCCTTCTGCCCCATATAAAACACCGGCTTGCCGCCGAACAGCTCGACGATGTACGCGACGATGCCCGTCGTCGGCGACAAAAAGTAGATGACAAGGCCGGACATGACGACCCAAGAGACGAAGTGCGGCAAGTAACTCGTCGTCTGCACGAAGCGCTGGAACCCGCGCGACTTCACCTCGTTCAGCAGCAGCGCGAGCACGATCGGCGCCGGGAACGCGAACAAGAGGAAGTACAAATTCAGCAGCAGCGTATTCTTCAGCAGCCGGTAGAAGTTCGGGTCCGCGAACAGCGTGCGAAAGTGCTCGAGGCCGACCCAAGCGCTTCCCCACACGCCGTCGATGACGCGGAAATCTTTGAAGGCGATGACGACGCCGTACAGCGGCCCGTACTTGAACACGAAGAAGAAGGCGAACGCGAACAGGTACAGCGCCAGCAGGTCGCGGTGTTTCGCAAGCATTTTCATGAACGGCACGTCCTTGATTGGGATGTTACTTGAACTGCTTCTCGTACAATTCGTTCGCTTCCTTCGTCAGCTGCTCGCCGCCCGCGGCGTTCCATTCGGCGACGAACTTGTCGAAGTCCTCCAGCGGAATTTCGCCGCTGATGATTTGCGCGAAGTACTTCTGCATGAGCTGCGTCAGGTTTTGCTTATACTGGCCGTCGGACGGCAGCGTCGAGAACAGCAGGACGTCCGTATGATTCGGCGTGGAGGAATACGTCTTTACCGCCTCCGCAATCGCCGGGTTCAAATATTTCGCGCGGTATTCGCGCGTCGTGATGTTGCCGAGCGAGAACAGGCGGATGCCCTGCGCGTCGCGCTCTTCCTGCTTCTCGAAGCCGGGCAGGAATTTCGTCGCGCCCGACGTCGCGCCTTCCTCGGCGAACGTCCAATGCGTGCCTTGAATGCCGAGGCTCGTGCGGTTGATCGTCTCTTCGTCGCTGCTCTGGGCGCGGAGAATTTCGAAGATCTTCTCCAGCTTCGCTGCGTCGCCTTTCACTTGATTGCCGAGCACGACGAAGTTGCTCTTCACGCCCCAGTCCCAGCTGCCGTAGCCGCCCGGTCCCTTCGGGTTGTTGCCGAGCGTCAGCGTCGCGTCCGGGTTAATGCCGCGCATCTCGGCGATCGTCGCCGATTCCGGCGTCGCGCCGCGTCCGACCTGCTCCTCGATGACGCCGATGCGGTTGTTGTACAGCTTCTT of Paenibacillus antri contains these proteins:
- a CDS encoding carbohydrate ABC transporter permease; protein product: MRSGWSDRIFLGLIYIVLGALALVVVYPFVHVLSVSLSDRGEALRAGFHFYPRVLDLEAYKELLTYPYIWSGYANTLFRMAVGTVLTLLVTVCAAYPLSRPEFPYKRTLVLLLLFTMIFDGGIVPNYLLMRELHLLNTLWVYVLPHAANAFQVLVMISFFRSVPDALVEAARIDGAKDLRILFRIMLPLSIPSLVTIGLWSIVFHINAFADNLLYVSDQSKFVLQQVIRQILIENRLDPFTTATNVVPPAPESVKMAAVIVSAFPVLALYPFLLRYFEKGTMIGSIKG
- a CDS encoding ABC transporter permease; the encoded protein is MKMLAKHRDLLALYLFAFAFFFVFKYGPLYGVVIAFKDFRVIDGVWGSAWVGLEHFRTLFADPNFYRLLKNTLLLNLYFLLFAFPAPIVLALLLNEVKSRGFQRFVQTTSYLPHFVSWVVMSGLVIYFLSPTTGIVAYIVELFGGKPVFYMGQKEYFRPIVVVSAILKDIGWGSIIYFAALSGINPELQESATIDGASRWQRIVHINVPSIMPTVAIMLILSLGGFLSANFEQIINLLNPVTFETGDVFDTYVYRVGLQQFQYSYTAAIGLFKSVVGLLLILGANLTVRKLSRGENGLW
- a CDS encoding extracellular solute-binding protein, giving the protein MKVTDASIASGEVPDLFMLGDPANVAAYQGQGVLTDLDLNQIKEKMPEYAKDMESSDKLFQTVTFDGKLWAIPMFIDLKPYDFAQLWRKDWLDAVGIAKIPETLEEYEAAVYAFAQKDPDGNGKNDTFGLTGTATSTWSSGFYSIFGAFGVEPTMWHLIDGKIVNGSVAPQTKEALALLRKWYADGVIDPEFITDTQDSYRKKLYNNRIGVIEEQVGRGATPESATIAEMRGINPDATLTLGNNPKGPGGYGSWDWGVKSNFVVLGNQVKGDAAKLEKIFEILRAQSSDEETINRTSLGIQGTHWTFAEEGATSGATKFLPGFEKQEERDAQGIRLFSLGNITTREYRAKYLNPAIAEAVKTYSSTPNHTDVLLFSTLPSDGQYKQNLTQLMQKYFAQIISGEIPLEDFDKFVAEWNAAGGEQLTKEANELYEKQFK